In Methylocystis echinoides, one genomic interval encodes:
- a CDS encoding ABC transporter ATP-binding protein — protein MSDAVLELRNIARHYREGEARLDILVDANLAIYPGETVALVAPSGAGKSTLLHIAGLLERQDSGETLINSAPTSSMSDNDRTRLRRDAIGFIYQFHHLLPEFTALENIVVPQMICGLARKEAEARAQQLLEYLRLGPRASHRPSELSGGEQQRVAIARAVANAPHLLLADEPTGNLDPRTAEHVFATLMTLARHSGLAALIATHNLDLAKQMDRRVTLRDGRIEELT, from the coding sequence ATGAGCGACGCCGTTCTCGAATTGCGCAACATCGCCCGGCATTACCGCGAGGGCGAGGCGCGTCTCGACATTCTGGTCGACGCCAATCTCGCCATCTATCCCGGCGAGACGGTGGCCCTCGTCGCGCCCTCGGGCGCGGGAAAATCGACGCTGCTCCATATCGCCGGCCTGCTCGAGCGGCAAGACAGCGGCGAAACCCTGATCAATTCGGCGCCGACCTCCAGCATGAGCGACAATGATCGCACGAGGCTGCGCCGGGACGCCATCGGCTTCATCTACCAGTTCCATCATCTGCTGCCGGAATTCACGGCGCTGGAGAATATCGTCGTGCCGCAGATGATCTGCGGTCTCGCCCGCAAGGAGGCGGAGGCCCGCGCGCAGCAGTTGCTGGAGTATCTGCGGCTTGGGCCGCGCGCCTCGCATCGGCCGTCCGAGTTGTCGGGCGGCGAGCAGCAGCGCGTCGCCATCGCCCGCGCGGTCGCCAATGCGCCGCATCTTCTCCTTGCCGACGAGCCGACCGGCAATCTCGACCCGCGCACGGCGGAACATGTCTTCGCGACGCTGATGACTCTCGCCCGCCACTCCGGACTCGCCGCGCTCATCGCGACCCATAATCTCGACCTCGCCAAACAAATGGACCGCCGCGTAACGCTACGCGACGGTCGCATCGAAGAACTGACGTAA